The Thermosipho melanesiensis BI429 sequence TTTTTTTGCACTTAAAAAAGAAATTTAATAAACTTGCTAATTTGTTTCACATTATTGGGAATTTATTTAGAACATTGACACATTTATTCCTTGAAATTTTACATACAGATATGAGATAATAAATTCTGTCCCACCAAAAAAATAACCCTGAGGTGTTTCCAATGAAAAACAAAATAATTGCTTCTTTAAAAGAAAGAATCAGCCGCCAAAACTGGGAAAACTGGTTTCTGGATTTTAATATCAGAGAGCTCAAAGACAACCACGTTGTCTTTGAAGTAGGAAATTTCTTTATAAAAGAAAGACTTGAAAAAAAATTTAATAAGATAATTTCAAAGGTCGTAAAAGACATTTTAGGTAAGGACGCTACATATGAAATTACTTTCAAAGAAATACCTTATGAAACAAAGGTAGAAAGTGGACCTTTAATCAAAAAAAGGCCACTACTTATAACTCCACTCAATCCTAAATATACATTTGAAAATTTAGTAGTTGGAGAATTCAATAAATTCGCATATAACGTTTTCTTGGAAGCAAGTAAAAATCCGGGTTTTTACAATCCCATTTTCTTGTATAGTGGAGTTGGCCTCGGTAAAACTCACCTTGCTCAAGCATTAGGGAACTATTTACTGGAAACAGATCCCGATATGAAAGTAGCATATTTAACAAGTGAAGAATTTATGAACGAAATGTTTTCAGCTATAAAAAATGGAAATATAGACGAGTTCAGAGAAAAATACAGAAAAAAAGCTGATATTTTAATAATTGACGATATTCAGTTTCTTATTGGTATAAAATCTGCTCAAACAGAGCTTTTTCACACTTTTAATACTATTCATGAAGCAGGAAAACAAATTATTATCTGTTCTGACAGAACACCTCAAGAATTAAAAGATTTTCATTCAAGAATGATATCTAGATTTCAAATGGGACTTTTAGTAAAGATTGAAAAACCTAGTAGTGAAGATTTATTCAAAATTGGCAAAAAAATCTCTGAAATGAAAAATGTAGAAATTGATGATGAAATTATTAAATACATAAGTAAAATTTACGATAACCCCAGGTTAATTCATGGGGCCATATTAAGATTAATCGCATACAGAAACCTTTATGGAACATTAAACCTTTCCATCGCAGAAAGTATTTTAACAAATGTATCAAAACCACCAAAATCATTTGAAGAAAAACTACTTGAGATACTTTCAGAAATTTTTGATTGTTCACCTGATGATATCACTTCTTCTAAGCGAACAAAAAACATATCGTACGCTAGAAAAATAGGAATGTATTTTGCAGTTAAAAAACTTAATCTCTCTACAAGGGATGTGGGTACTATATTTAAAAAGTCACATTCCTCAGTTGTACAAAATGTAAAACAAGTAGAAAAATTATTAAAAGAAGGAAATGTTATACTAAAAAACTATCTCAAACAAATAGATAAGATGTCAAAAGGCTTTGCACAAGGTGAAAGCATGTGATATAATCTATATGACAACTTTAATATTAGGAGGTGTTAGGGATGAAAGTTAGAGTAGATGAGGCAACATGCATTGGCTGTGGAGTTTGTGAAAATCTCTGTCCAGATGTTTTTAAAATCGGAGATGATATGAAGGCAAAAGTCCTTCAACCAGAAACAGATCTTGATTGTGCAAAAGATGCAGCAGATAGCTGTCCAACTTCCGCAATTATTATTGAAGAATAATAAAATTAAAAAATAAATCCCGCTTCAAAAGTTAGAAGCGGGATTTTTTTTATATCTTTTTCATCTTTATAAAATCAGTTTTCAGTAACTTTTGTACAATTATGAGTTAATAACTCAATTTTTAAATCGATAATTTCTTTTGGAACAAAATATTCATGAGAAATTATTAATACCATTTTATCTTTTGGAATATTTTTCAATGTTTTAATTAACGTCTCTTTAGAATCTTTATCGAGTGAAGAAGTTATTTCATCTAATAACAAAATAGGTGAACTTTTTAGTAATGCCCGAGCTATAGCTATCTTCTGCTTTTGACCTCCAGAAAGATTTCTTCTATTTTCTTCGAT is a genomic window containing:
- the dnaA gene encoding chromosomal replication initiator protein DnaA, which gives rise to MKNKIIASLKERISRQNWENWFLDFNIRELKDNHVVFEVGNFFIKERLEKKFNKIISKVVKDILGKDATYEITFKEIPYETKVESGPLIKKRPLLITPLNPKYTFENLVVGEFNKFAYNVFLEASKNPGFYNPIFLYSGVGLGKTHLAQALGNYLLETDPDMKVAYLTSEEFMNEMFSAIKNGNIDEFREKYRKKADILIIDDIQFLIGIKSAQTELFHTFNTIHEAGKQIIICSDRTPQELKDFHSRMISRFQMGLLVKIEKPSSEDLFKIGKKISEMKNVEIDDEIIKYISKIYDNPRLIHGAILRLIAYRNLYGTLNLSIAESILTNVSKPPKSFEEKLLEILSEIFDCSPDDITSSKRTKNISYARKIGMYFAVKKLNLSTRDVGTIFKKSHSSVVQNVKQVEKLLKEGNVILKNYLKQIDKMSKGFAQGESM
- a CDS encoding ferredoxin; translated protein: MKVRVDEATCIGCGVCENLCPDVFKIGDDMKAKVLQPETDLDCAKDAADSCPTSAIIIEE